A single window of Uloborus diversus isolate 005 chromosome 5, Udiv.v.3.1, whole genome shotgun sequence DNA harbors:
- the LOC129222848 gene encoding uncharacterized protein LOC129222848 codes for MGSMCSSCCGNSDDDIFERSENDKTNLLGNPVGEPSRPTSESISKHAIETSGDHHEKLNKILQKTANSYIDVPALNSPMDHPIDKTKDYESKLHATLRRRPCSEKTSLLEDTPHIEKTLSEEPLSESDRKMVKEVNSSLLAALQTIQVENTESLVIPFNHSKEK; via the exons ATGGGATCTATGTGTAGTTCATGTTGCGGCAATTCAGATGATGATATTTTTGAG AGGTCTGAAAATGACAAAACGAATTTATTAGGGAATCCAGTTGGTGAACCTTCCAGGCCGACAAG tgAAAGCATTTCCAAGCATGCAATAGAAACTTCAGGTGATCATCATGAaaagttgaataaaatattacagaaAACTGCAAA TAGCTACATTGATGTACCAGCTTTAAACTCTCCTATGGATCATCCAATCGATAAAACAAAGGACTATGAATCTAAGCTTCATGCTACGTTGCGAAGAAGGCCATGCAGTGAAAAAACTTCACTTTTGGAAGATACACCACACATTGAAAAAACCCTTTCTGAGGAACCTCTGTCAGAGAGTGATCGCAAAATG GTAAAAGAAGTTAATTCATCACTTTTAGCTGCCCTTCAAACTATACAAGTAGAAAACACTGAAAGTCTAGTAATTCCATTCAATCATTCCAAAGAGAAGTAG